A window of Bos taurus isolate L1 Dominette 01449 registration number 42190680 breed Hereford chromosome 8, ARS-UCD2.0, whole genome shotgun sequence contains these coding sequences:
- the LOC781304 gene encoding uncharacterized protein: protein MFCRDASPSADLGRFQSAGHLDSPNLLCGRYRCSPGLTSLSESAHHSGRSTTETSSPCPSRVSIFPVHLCLGLQKDKLPMRQATRASAGGGHRLAGNRPHHQVLGRSGEKAAWMDRASKGSGTPAWDGEEGDQPGLASPGPSTS, encoded by the exons ATGTTCTGCAGGGACGCCAGCCCTAGCGCAGACCTTGGGCGGTTTCAAAGCGCAGGGCACCTCGATTCCCCGAATTTGTTGTGTGGCCGGTATCGGTGTTCCCCAGGTTTAACTAGCCTGTCTG AAAGCGCACATCATTCTGGGAGAAGTACCACCGAAACCAGTTCTCCCTGCCCCTCGAGGGTCTCCATTTTCCCAGTCCACCTCTGCCTGGGACTCCAGAAAGACAAACTTCCGATGCGCCAAG CGACCAGAGCTAGTGCCGGAGGCGGACATCGTCTCGCAGGGAACCGACCTCATCACCAAGTCCTTGGGAGAAGCGGGGAGAAAGCTGCTTGGATGGACCGCGCATCCAAGGGCTCCGGGACGCCGGCGTGGGATGGAGAAGAGGGGGACCAGCCTGGCCTGGCCTCCCCTGGGCCCTCCACCTCCTGA